DNA from Rhinolophus sinicus isolate RSC01 linkage group LG16, ASM3656204v1, whole genome shotgun sequence:
TCAATGGTCAAATTGGGAGAGTGGAAAACTCAGGGTCTGGTTGCGACTACTAGCTGCTTTCCCTCCCGGGACTTCCAGGTGTCTTCATTTTGTCCTATCAAACCAAAGGTCTTGTCTCTCTCGGGGTGTCCTTTTCCGGGGCCCTCTTCCAAGTCCTTGCCACGCCACATGTCCCCTCCACTACTGGACAACCTCACCCCCTCAGATTTCCCCTGGGAGTGTTGCCCTAGCTCCCGCCCCTCTGCCTTCCCGGTCGGTGGCGGTTACGTGGCTGTTCAGCCGCTCGCTCTCCGCTGCCCCCGGGTCGCCGCCCCAAAGTAACGACGCCATGGCTGCGATCGCTGCTCCGGCCCCAGCACGTGCGTCCAACGCGAGGCAGGTTCGGCTCCACCCAGCAGCCAATGGGCTTCCTCAGGCTGCAGGCTCACGCGCCGCGACTACCGCGGCAGAGCGCAGGCGCGGGGGCTCCGGGGCGGAGGGGGCGGTACCGGGGtcaggaggagaagggagggcttGGGGAGTGGGTTGTGTCCGGGGGAGGAGTCAGGGCCGCGCGAGAACTGTACGGATCAGCCAGGTTGCACTTTGGCCAGCCCTCCACGTGCCAGGTGTTGGAAGCCGGGAAGGGGAGCTGTCGCAGTGGACATTTGCCTGCTGCTGACCTCTGCTAAGCCAGCAGCTACTTGGGACTCTGAGCAGTCATAGTCTTCATACTGATTCGAGTCCTACATCCCTTATCCCACCACCCACTCCCCAGGTAATTCTCCAGGTGGTCAGGCTGGACCCCTGCCCCGCTTCTAGCTCGAGCCTGCGTTTCCCCGGAAATTTCCGTTTCTACGTGATAAGAAGTCAGAAAGGCTGCGAATTACTAGGAAAGTGGAGGGTCAAAATGGGTACGTTTCATCTGACAAATGAATTCGAACGCGAAAGATGCGGAGAGGCAGTAAAGTAGTTCAGGTTCTAACTTCTCTCCCTATTCCTAAATGCCTGCGATGCCTCCACAGAccgccttattttatttttaatcctgaTGTGTGCCCCTTGCTAAAGCATCCTGAGAAAACTGCTCCTTGTGGTATAACCTCCACTGTGTAATATGGGATAGATTCCTTTTTCTACTGACTGCTGAATTTGGACAAAAGAACCAGATTTTTTCCACTTGTCTAACTGGAATCTTGAGATGTGGATCAGTCTCTGGAAACACCTACAAAAACCTAATTATCTCTCTCCGTGGTGCTGAAGCCAGACTCCCAGCTGTGTTAGTCACTCAGGCCCCTCAACGTTTGTTTTGAGGTTATCATAATCCTTTTCAGCCCTTACAAGTGGTTTTTAATAGTAAATGCTTTTGTCTCGCAATGCTAACTTTCTACGAATTTAAGGATGTATAAATTCGCGCCAGGTTCTTTAATCTTAGCTTTCGTATAAGGTAGCGGACCTTTGAAAGGttacttttctattattttagcgCACTAGAAGTTATCCGTTTATCCTTGTACTAACCCAGGTTTTAGGGGGAGAAACGGTGGCCAGACTGGAAAACACTAGACTGATTTCCGCGTCAAGCCTGCCCCCGGGTTTTAGAACTACATTTCCCACAAAGGTGGACTACAACTCCCATGAGGCCGCGGGCGCGCCCGGGAGACGCAAAGTGACAGCTTCCTGTCTTGTGAAAAGCCGCGTGGCTGACGACCGGAAGTTAAGTATGGGGTTTTGGGGGTAGCTTATTTTCTGGGTTCTACAAAGAGGAACGGGCGAGTGGACAAACAGCTGGACGTTTCCCTGTCTCCTCCGCCCCGTTTCCATACCTTGATCTTTTCAGGAAAGCACCGGTATATGGAAGTGGGACCTCGCCTAAGACCCTGTGATTGTGTCTGGTGCTTCTTGGAACTCCTGGTAGCGACTCGCAGCAAGAGGAGCTGCTTTTTAATTCGATTCTTACAGGGTCCTTGGGCTGTGAAGTCTCTGCGGCCTCGGTGAGAATTCTGTTTGCTCATTAAAGGAAATACTAGTAGAAGTCTGGATCCCACCTAGTTGTAGTGTGGGAGGAAGGCGTGGTGACGCTTTTCAGCTTGAGGATTGCTTTGCAACGTTAGTGATCATAGGCGCGTGTCTCCTGACCCTGTGGGTATTACCTCTTTCCCTCGTCcgtttaaaacaaagtttatcaTGGGAATGCTCTTTCTGCTACTCCCCTAGTTACTAACACTTTCGAAACTAAAACcgcttttacattaaaaaaattgtattgaaacGCGTTGGCCGTTTTAGTGTTTAGAGTTTCCAGGCGACGCTTAGCGCAAACACGAATTCCGTCTTTGTGGTAATTTAGCGGCCCACAGGTGGTCCATGTCTGCTTGGGAACCACTACTTCTTTGAGGAGGGTAGGTGTGCTGGAGAAAGCACTGTACTGACTCAGGATTCTTGGGCTCGAGTCCACTTCTTGCCACAAATCTTAATTACCGTGCTTAACCCCTTTGGACTGGCTTTTTGATTACGTAAGGGGCTGTACTAGATAATCAGTTTGGAGGCTTTGATTTGGTAATGTTGGTCTTTGGGATACATATAAAGAAGATAAATCACtggagtgttgtttttttttttttttgctgtaatttGCATGTAAAAAAGCCATGTggcttttaactttaaaaaaataggtgtaaagaaaattaaaactacctTTAATCCCACTACCCAAAGTTAGGTTTTGATCTTTCCTTGTGCTTTGCATGTGTATATAGGTGTATGACTGAGATCATACTGCATTGTTTGCAACCTATTTGTTtcacttaatttgcattttccattAGCGTCTCATGATTCCCACTGACTTATGTTCTATTTAATCACTATTATTGGATAGTTTGcagtttttacatattttcagttaatatatCCTACACGTATCTTTGAGTCACTGATTACTTCTTCCCCTGACAAAATGCCTAGCAATGGAACTGGGTGAATGAATGATGCTTAAATACTACCTTAAATATTACGGAGAAATTGTATTTTAGCAGATAGGTCAaggttattaatttttgttatacAGCTGCTTTTTCTTAAACAAGCAAACAGTTTCTACAATCACTCTTCTGGCTTCAAATGTTAAAACTGACAACCTCCAGTTTGTAGATGTTCCTCATTGGATTAGAAGCATGAAAGCAAGGAAATCCAATTTAAGGTGAGCAGAATGAGTGTTCTGGTCCGTGTCCAAATAGGCCAGATACATTCTGATATTTATGTCTGCATCTGGTTCCAAATGTTAACAGTTTGAAGTTCTCTTGCAGAGAGGGAATAGCCTTCAAGTGATGGGCATAATTTCGAAGACAACCTCAGTGGCAAATTATAAAAAGCAGGGTATTCTAGAAGTAACAACTGGAGGGCAATATAGTTAAATAATTCTGAAACAAAACATGGGTTAGAACCCTGTATGTCATATAGtgttactgagcatctattaaaaagcatttaacacaGTTATCTGGATTTACTATATCTCTTTAGTAATGGAGGATATCTGTGCTGTTACCTGTTATCTGTGCTGTTCTTCTTTCCTTTAGGATTGTGTTGTGTAAAGGCAGGTTTTGTTCCTGCCCTTTGGCTCTCATTATCTGGGTGGTGAGAGTATGATGGGGAGTACAACTGGAACCAGAATCATAACCCAGGTTTGAGATCACCTAACTTTGGGTAGTATGTAAGTAAAAATAAGAGCAAGTCCAcaaatttccaaaattctttAATGGATAAGCTTAACGCCCAGCAGCTTTAAAAACACACTAATAAAAACAGCAACCCTCATTGGCCAAAGGTAAAAAGATTATAGAACAAAAACAGTGCTACCTGACTTTGCTTACTAAACTGACAAGTAGAGAAAGACCAGGTCTGTTTTTCTCTGGCATGATTTTTCTTGCATTGTTGGATTTGAGTGGTAGTTTGGCAGTTAAGTGGAATCTGATACCAGTGTGATATACCTAGGAGAGACCAAAGACGGGTGAAGTCCTTATTCTATAATGTTACATGGGTTTTCAAGTTAGttgtttctatttaaataaaaggaaagatataaAGAACCAGGTTATCCCAAACAATCCTGTGAAAGGAGAGACAGGTAAAAAGACttaagaaggagaaagagggaaaggaagctTCTTGGGCATGACACCATTTGCAAGGTCACAACGAACACCCCAACGAAGGGCGTATCTTTTCTTCTCAGTTGGTACTAGATAATTGTTTGGAACATATATGTGCTGAGGCTTGGACTGGGGTTCTGCTCGAGAAAGCATCTGCTCTCGGATACCCCAGCGCAGTTCCTTCCTATGATCTTCACCAGGTAACCGTATTGAGTCCCAGTCTCGTTTATACTCAAAATAGCGGGCTACCCGGTCTATCTTGCCCCGGTTTCGATTTAACTGGTCCAGCCTTGGGAGAATAAAGGACTTGGGTCGGCTGGCAACAATCAGGTCTTGTTCATAAGCTGGAGGGTCCATTCCTTCTCTTCGCAGATAGGAAAGGAGCTGATCTTGATAAATTCCTTGATATTCATGTGGTAGATTAAACTTTTCTGAAATGTCAACAGCAGATTCCCTTTCTTCCTCGAACTGCAGATTCATCAACTTTTGTCTTAAGTCCCAAAGATCCATATCACTTTCTGTACCAGACTCTGATTCACTGACAATTGATTCATCCGTCACTAACACTTCCCCATCTGGCTTCCTACGCAGCACCTTTCTCTTCATCACAGGCTTTCGGAGTCTTTGGGAGgcctctgagactgtttctgaagTGACATTACTTTCCGCATGTGGGTACTGCAGCTGCACAGGAAGAGCAGGTCGCTTTCCTGGGGTTACTGAAGCTTTGCTGTAGGGATCATACTGGGTAGACCGTGCTTCTCGCCTGACATCTCCCTCACCCTGCCCTGCACAGATACGAGTGAAAGCTGTAGCAGCCGCTAACATTCGTCCTTCTGGATCCATAGTGGCCCATTTTTGTTCACCAGGTTCCATGAGTTCCTCCATTGCTTTCCCTACACTGTAGGACCTTCTGCAAGAGAAAGCACTGATCAGTTTTCTGATAATAAGTTCCCAGCTCATAAATTGTTCATTCGCTGCTTTGATAGCAgtcaaatgaagaaagaacagcCAAGGCAATCATAATACAAcagttatataataaaatacaggtTAGTACAAGGTAGTATGGGAACAGTTTGGAGGGGCATTAATTCAGCTCTCGAGAATCTATTACCTGctttcatttctattctttttattcaCTCCCACTTTCTACTGCCTGGTAGTTCTCGCCACCTTTAGTAGCTCCTGGGACAGGATAGGTGAGTTTTGGCATAAGGAAAGCTTGAGACTGCACAATGCGATACCAGGCGTAATGCTTAACTTTAAGTACATTGTGCTTAGAGGGACACTATGTATCCAGCATTGTTCTCTGTGCTTTACATTAATTCATATAATCCTCACGACTATGGAGTAGGTactctgattatttctttttcacagatGAGTAACATGAGGCATACAGAGGTGAAATAACTTAGCCCAAGGTTACACAATTCTTAAGTGTGGGGCTGGAATTCGAACTCAGGCAGTCGGCTTCAGAATCCTTGCTTTTAACCATAAGAGTGATTTAATCCCAAAAACCCTCACAAAAGCAGTAACATGCATGCATACATTCTTATGCTTACATAATTTTAGTGCACCTTCAGTGCCAAGCTAAATCTGTCATCCCAGTACACTGTCAATGAAATAACTTTTAGTACCCAAATCAATCAGCCAAATACTCGATGCTAGTTTCCCCATTGGATCTAAGATAGGTATCTACTGCCCACTATTTCCTGTGTCcctaccatttttctttttaaactgaaaaacaaatacatgcacatggtTATTTTAAGGATTTCCCCCCATCCTCCCACCAAGTTTCACTCCCAaaggcagtttcttaaaatttctccAGTAATTTTCCATATTCATATGCACATGTTTTATACCATGAAGGATCATATTATACAACTCTTCTGAGCCTTAAAAATAGTCCTGGTGATCCAGCTACATTAGCACATGCagacttcattttgtttaaagttGCAAAGGATTCTAATGTATGGATATACTATAATTTTCAGCTAGTCCATGACTGACTTAATTTAGTCTTACAGTCTcttgttagaaaataaatgttacaatgAATATCATGTAAATTTCTACATACTTGTgcaaacatatatgtatttaaatttctagaaatgaaacaGGTGAGTCAAAAGGTATGTGTGCTCAATTTTGATAGCTGTTACCAAATGGCCTCTAAAGAAGTTGTACCAATAGTGTATTACAGAGCTTGTTTCTCCATCCCTTTTCCAAAGTGGTGTACTATCAAACTTTATAGTCTTTGCAGTCAGTTTggtaaaaaatagttttcatataaattagcatttatttaaacagtaaaattgagcatcttttcatacattcaTAAGCTTTTGTTCCCCCTTTGTATAAAATGCTTGTTCTTTCTCCACTTAACCTCTCAGGCTGTTGGACTTCTTCTTATGGATCTTTATGTTAAATCTGATTTATATAttcatgaaatacatatataccatCATTAGCCCTTTaccatcattaatttttttcttctcagtttgTTGTTTACCTTCTGctgattttctcttttgctggtAGAAACTTGTTTCAGTGGTGTTTGACTTATAAATGCCTTTCCCACACcaagattttaagaaagttattacatgttttcttctagtacttttatggtttcatgttttaaatttaaacttttttaaaaactttttaatttagttaagtatgtttttccaggacccatcagctccaggtcaagtagtttcaatctagttgtggagggcgcagctcatagtggtccatgcagggatcgaacctgcaaccttgttgttaagagcaccgcttTAACCAAATGAGCCAACCAGTGGCCCCTAaatttaaacttataaaatatcATAGATATAGAAACTCAAAGGGCAAAAAACTAAATGAGCTACTTAGACTTAGATAACATCGTCAGCCTTAGAGCAGATGTGGAGATGATCTTCTATTACTAAAGTAACCATCAGTCATAGATTGTACTGTCCCATAAATGTCTAGTACATTAAGGATATAGTACAGTTGTCCTGAATGTATTGAAATATGTCTGAATTTCAACAGTGACATCTAAATGACATTATCCAAACTGATTCTTCTAGCTGCTAGAGGTACAGAAATCTTTTATCAGAACATGCAttaaatttgactttaaaaaggATCATGATGCTTAATT
Protein-coding regions in this window:
- the HYLS1 gene encoding centriolar and ciliogenesis-associated protein HYLS1 gives rise to the protein MAEGRRSYSVGKAMEELMEPGEQKWATMDPEGRMLAAATAFTRICAGQGEGDVRREARSTQYDPYSKASVTPGKRPALPVQLQYPHAESNVTSETVSEASQRLRKPVMKRKVLRRKPDGEVLVTDESIVSESESGTESDMDLWDLRQKLMNLQFEEERESAVDISEKFNLPHEYQGIYQDQLLSYLRREGMDPPAYEQDLIVASRPKSFILPRLDQLNRNRGKIDRVARYFEYKRDWDSIRLPGEDHRKELRWGIREQMLSRAEPQSKPQHIYVPNNYLVPTEKKRYALRWGVRCDLANGVMPKKLPFPLSPS